A region of the Sardina pilchardus chromosome 3, fSarPil1.1, whole genome shotgun sequence genome:
ATCATACAGATACTAGCTCATAAGTCTTCATTCCTTTATATCTGTGAGAATCCACTGCTGATTTCATGCATGACCGTTGATTCCCGTACCATGGTGACCCCCACCAGCTATGACTACCTGAGCGACGAGGAGGACCGGCGCAGCGTGGACAGCAGTGCCAGTGAGGAGAGCGTGTCCGAGCACCCCTACATCCCACTGGTCACTGACGAAGAGAGCTGGAGCAACAAGTGCCGCAAGATGGAGCAGCGCTTCAAGATCGTGTATGCACAGAAGGTAGGCTGGCCTGGAGGCCGTGCTCTAAAACGGCCAATACCGTGCTTCTCTGTACTCAAGTCTGGATGCGAGCACTGGCTGAGATGTGGTTTGCCACTGAGGTGAACCTCATACAAGTCCTGGTTTACCGACATACCTCAAAATGGTTACAGAATGATTATCAGAAGGTCCCTGTTGTTTTCTCCAGCTCATTCTCATAGTATGGTTATATTTGAACTGGAGCTTAAATGGTGtttgtctcgtgtgtgtgtgtctgtctgtctttctgtcatcTTACTTATGTCATTAATTTGTGtctctggctctcctctcctttcctctggtgtccgtgtgtccatgtgtccgtGTGGTCCAGGGTTACCTGGAGGAGCTAGTGCGTCTGCGTGAGTCCCAGCTGAAGAATGTGGAGACGGAGAACAAGAAGCTAAGCTCCCGGCTGCACGAGCTGGAGACGCAGAGCCAGCAGGAGAAGAAGGAGCTGGAGTCCATCATCCTGGAGCTCCAGGCACagctgtgagacacacacacacaccaacacatacacacagtcctaTGTAGTGAAGAACTTATGCCGTACATTGGTCATTTACAGACTTCACATGGATGTTTGGGCAAATCCTCACAGTCTATTGGTATACTCATTGGTGCATTCATAGTCATCATGGAAGGTGGCAGTTGGCATgagcacacacagggagacagaaagagcgagtgagagggagagagaaatctaCATTTCCTGTCTTTGTCTCCTTTGTGCAGTTCTGCCCTTATTCCCTGTGACTCCTCCCATTTGGCCAAAAACCTCTCCATCCCCCTAGTCAACCAATGGCCTTCCGTTCGAGCCTTTGACAACCAGAAAGACGTCAAGCTGTTTCGTCGGTAAGGAATTTTCATTATGTTTTTAATGGGTCCTTCTTCTAAATGTCAACTTCTGTATGAAACCCTTTTAGACCATATCCAAACACCTGTGTTTTATAAAGCCAGGAAAATCCAGGGAGTTACTTCAGTGTGCTGAAGTATGAGAAGTTCTCTATTTGCTACAGTACCGAATGTTTCTAGAAAAGCAGGATGTATTGAGCATCAACATAAATGaaagatttctctctctttcgtcaGGAGGAGTTTGGACAGTTTGGATCACCTCTCGGCTGAGGTGAGCCTGAACTCTGATTCCCAGAAGACAGATGGCAAACAAAATGGAGATGCTGACTGGTGTACAACGGGTAAATGAACCCCCCCTCCTATACACACAGTTTTGTTGCTTTCCCTCTTTGTCACATATACCCAGAACAACAGCTTCTCAAATTCATGCTTAAACCCACATTGGCAAGCATCCCTCAGTTTATCATGTGCAAAGATTTACACTGTGGCATTTTACATACATTTGGAGACCTGCCTCCTCTATAATACACTGATTGTACCAGTTGTGTGGGTGTCGTCATGCATGCGGGCTGcgatgtgggagagagaaaaacaataaCCCTTGTATTCTTCGCCCTCttctccccatctcctctctattctcctctctgaTAATATTCTTTCTTCCTGTCTATTCCCCTCCTGCATGATCCCGTTCCCTCTCATCTGTAGGGAAAGACTACACGCCCTCCATGCTGGGCTTGTGTGGCTCCCTGGCCTCTTTGCCCAGCTGTAAGTCTTTGGCCAGCCTGAAGTCCAGCGAGTGCTTGGTGAACATCAGCAAGGAGCCAACGCCTGCCGTCTCTCCCAGCTAGAGTGTCATGTGACTGGGCATGAGTGGAttcaccctcccctctcccccttccaCTCTTTTCCCTTCCCACCTCCCTGGAAGATCTCatctgcaccaccaccaccaccaccaccacctcctccccctggtCCTATAAGCTACCAGACTCTGCCCACCCCATGTCCCCTCTCTGATAACTTCCCAGCCACCCCTCAGTTCCTCAGTTCAGACAAAAAGTGaatcacactttcacacagagAAAAGATGCTTGTacgttattgtttttttcagggttTCTGTTTGTTCTGTcaattgaaaaataaatgttggaTTGAAAGGAATAAGGGTATTTACACTGTTTATTTGATCCCTACTTCTTGTCTCTGCTTAATGCAGTGAGACCAGATTTAGCTAATTACTTTACATCGACAGATAGTAAAAACAGCATAAGAAAAGCCCAGAATCACCCAGAAACAATCATGTCATTCTACAATGGCAAATATGTGACACTATTTAATTTGTTTATGGATGCCCACTGGGTGTGTGTAGCCTCCTGACGATGTTATTCAGCCCATACAGTGCAAGTTGTCTGACCTCTTGTGGATAAGTTTGGTCCCTGCAATCTCCATGGGGTTCTCGAGAAAAACAAGTAAATCTATACCATTAATACAGTGTTGAGTCTTTACAAACTATGGGCAAAGCTCTCATTAGTTTTATGTTCATGATGAGGatgggtatgggtatgggtatggTATCCATGGGTATggatatttgtgtatttgttagGTGTATGTTAGGTCTGGATCTGTATAAAAGTTTGACCATAGGCCTtattcaaacacaaacatttgcatTTTCCTCTTTAATTAAATCAGAAATGTCTGGCATTGATTGATAGATATCACATCTTGCAATTCTTGATTATGAGTCGTGTGGGACCCAAGCCATGCAGTTTTTGCAATGGGTTTTAACGAGGTGGGCGGAGCTAGAGCTGTAACACTGGGACTGGCTACTGACATTAATGAATGATAGATATTGATGACAGCCAATAGCACCAAAGTAGTGTTTTCATTGTCCAATCATATGTAAAGCATGCCACTAAACACGCCCAGTTGTAAGAAAATTGGACgcgagtatgtgtatgtgtgtgtgtgtaactgttgTCAGTTTAGAGTTTGTAGTATTGGAACAATCCCCACGTTACAGTGGTGAGATGTCTTCCTTACTATTTAACTGATTTCGAAACTGATTGACTGTATCAATCGGGATTTTCATAGTTATTTTTGCAGACATTCGTATTTTTACAACTGGGTCTTCCTCACAAGTGAAACGTAGTGAAAATCTCGCTAATACTATCACAAAGAAGTTGGCTAACTTAGCTCTAAAGCTAGTAACTTAGCCAAGCTGACGTTAGCCCTCAAGTTTGTAAGCTGATCAGTCAATGATAGAATCTCGTCAAACAGAAAATAATAGAAATGATTAAACAGATGGCGTAAACGCTTGTCACTTCACAAATGAACACTTAACCCCGGAAGGTACTTTACTACCTTCTAAATTTTGCGTGGAACTTGGTCGACGGCTTTACCTACTTCACTTGGAATGTCGTGTAGGAACGGAATGGTGCGGGGACTGGGAGGTAACCCTGGTCCGCAGCCTCTTCGTGCCACAGTTCCTTTCCAGCTCCACAACAAAGTTCAACCACAGTCCAAAGATGCAGGTAAACAATTGTTGTATTCATTAGAACAACTTGACACGCCAAGAAATGTGTCTCATTTCCTTTATTTTGAATTAATCAGAGCAATGATACTTGAGAGCTTCCAAGTTGATATGGAAAGTTAGTTTATGTAAGAAATTGataaatgaagtgtgtgtgtgtgtgtgtggagcatagactgtatatatatggtGTGGAGCGGAGGGATGCATGTGTGAATCACCAAACTAGACTCTTTACAAAAATGTTTGGTCTACCATCCATCCCCCACCCAGGAACCaagtggggatgtgtgtgtgtctgtgtgtgtgtgtgtgtgtgtgtgtgtgtgtgtgtgtgtgtgtgtgtgtgtgtccaggtccAGTTCTGCATGCTCATGATTCACCAATGTGGAATTTTACATTATATTGAGTTGTTTGTGGTAGTTCATGATTTAATGTAAACCGATATTTTGACACTGGTTGTGGAAATAATGATGTCATCTTTAGGTTGTATTCATCACACAGAAGTGACCCAATATTACCCTCTGTCCGACCCTCAATGACACCAAATCTTTAAAAGGCTAATCAGTAGTTTCCACGTAATCTCTGCCAGGAACAGATTTGCACACCTCTTATGCTGACTCCATGGTAAATGTAATGCCTAGTATACCTCAGTTTCTGACAGACTCCTAGCCATTTGGAATACAATATATTGTATTTATGCACAACTCGTATGAATTTCTAAGCAGTTGCTGATGATGTTTACAAtgggaacttttttttttgagtccagcaaaagtaaattaaaaccAAATTGGCAAAGCACTCCACGTCTGACCTGGATGCGTGGGCATTTCTCACATAGCTGAGCGTGACCTCCTGACCACCGCAGCATGTGCCACACACTGAGGAGGGTGAGGCTGGGAGTCAAGGCCACCTCTGTTTTGTCCCCTTGACCCGCCGGATCACCTCGCCGA
Encoded here:
- the rundc3aa gene encoding RUN domain-containing protein 3A; protein product: MERGCIQTAMAMGLTSKKASSRNVGVERKNLITVCRFSVKTLLEKYTAEPIDDSCEEFVNFAAILEHILSHRFKGPGSWFSSDGQRSFWDYIRLACSKVQNNCISSIENIENISTSRAKGRAWIRVALMEKRLAEYVATALRDNRTTRRFYEDSAIMLREEATVLTGMLIGLSAIDFSFCLKGEVLDGKTPAVIDYTPYLKFTQSYDYLSDEEDRRSVDSSASEESVSEHPYIPLVTDEESWSNKCRKMEQRFKIVYAQKGYLEELVRLRESQLKNVETENKKLSSRLHELETQSQQEKKELESIILELQAQLSALIPCDSSHLAKNLSIPLVNQWPSVRAFDNQKDVKLFRRRSLDSLDHLSAEVSLNSDSQKTDGKQNGDADWCTTGKDYTPSMLGLCGSLASLPSCKSLASLKSSECLVNISKEPTPAVSPS